GCCCGGGCGCTACCCATGAACAGGTGGTGGAGGCCGCAAAAAAGGCGTGCTGCCACGACTTCATCTCTGCCCTGCCGGATGGATACGGCACGGTAATTGGCGAGGGAGGAGCCACGCTTTCCGGCGGGGAGAAGCAGCGCATCTCCATCGCCCGGTGTCTCCTGAAGGACGCGCCCATCGTCATCTTCGATGAGGCCACGGCCAATGTGGACCCCGAGAATGAGGACCAGCTCCAAAAGGCTATGGAAGCCCTGACGCGGGAGAAAACCGTGCTGATGATCGCCCACCGGCTCAAGACGGTGCGGGGTGCGGATCAGATTCTGGTGGTAGACCAGGGCCGCGTCGTCCAAAAGGGTACCCACGACGAACTGATCCAGCAGGCGGGCATCTACCGGAATTTCGTCTCCGAGCGAACGGAGTCCAGCCGCTGGACACTTTGATTGAAAAAGACAACGCTGCGGTGTGGGTATTCTATTACCTGCGCCGCAGCTGTCTGATTACAGAATATTCAGATTTTTAGGATGCTGGAGAGATGGGGGCCTTTTACAAGCATGAGTGACATATGTTCCCTTCGAGGTCCGAGGCCCTTTGCGCTAATTTTGAGTGCCTGCATTGGAAACGCAAGGGAAAAAGCATCCAAACCGGCCCGCACAGTTGCATTTTCCGTGAGTTCCCTGTTATAATACCAGCAGGAAAACGGTTGGAGCGCGGCGTGGTTTGGCTCGGAATATCAAATTGGAGGTATTTCGATGCGTACAGAGGATTCCCTGGAGCAATCGCTCCGCCGTGTACTGAAGGCGGCTGGCTACATGATGCGGAAATCCCATGCGCCCATCAGTGCGGACAACCTTGGCGGCTACATGATCGTGGATATGTCCAGGAATACGGTTGCGGCAGGCGGCCGCTTTGAGCTGACTTTGGAAGATGTCCGGGAGTGGGCACGGGATATGTGCTGACCGCGGCTGCGGCTGAGGGAGGAACGCCCTCAGCCGTTATGCCTTGGGCTTCATCTCTGTGGTAAGCCGCTGATGCGGCTATCATGTAAAGAGTGCTTATCCAAATCAATAGAAAGAGAAAGGAATTTGCTTTATGAACAAGGGAGAACTGATTGCTGGTATGGCCGAGGAGAGCGGGGTTTCCAAAGCGGATGCAGAGAAAGTCTTGAACGCATTCCTATCCCAGGTCGAGAAAGCGTTGTGCGCGGGAGATAAGGTCCAGCTCACCGGCTTCGGCAGCTTTGAAGTGAAAGAGCGTGCTGAGCGTACGGGCCGGAATCCCAAAACCAATGAGCCCATTGTGATCCCAGCCGGAAAGATGCCAGTCTTTAAGGCTGGCAAGGTATTAAAGGACGCAATTAAATAAAAAGGCAGACGGCGCAACACATATCAACTGCATATAAGAACCTGATTCAAAAGTCACCCCTCTGAACACTCGCTCAAGAGGGGTGATTTATTTTGTGTCCCGAAGAAAGGTTTCAAAGCAGGTAAGGTAGACTAACTTGTAGCAGCGAGGCCGTTTCCTTGGATGAAAGCTGTACCGTACATTCCAATATTCCTATAATCTGGATGAACGAAGCACTCTATGCCTTTCCTTGACAGAAGCCGGTGGTTCCGGTATAATTAAATTGAGGTTAGCAATGACTAACCATATAAAAACAAAGGGGGTTTTTTAATGTTCACAATCAACAAGTCTGTAAGTGTTTGGGAACAGTTAGTCCAGCTTCCATTTTTAAATCTATATTCCAGATTGCTCAATGCGGCCATGGAGCTGGATGTATTTTCTCAACTTTGCCAGCCGGTTACTGCTGAAGCACTGGCAGTTCATATGGGATGGCATAAGGCAAATACAGAATATCTGCTCAGTGCATTGGTATCCATCGGCTTTTTAAACAAGACGGACGGCACTTACCAGAACACCGCGGAAGTTGACCGCTATCTGGTCAAAGGGAAAGATGAATATTTGGGAGGCTTTCTGCCCTTTTATATGCAGGAAGGCATGGCACCTATGGATGTGAAGCTGTTGGTCACAAAAGGCCCCCAGTCCCAGCAACAGGAAGCGATGGAGCAGCAGTTGGATTTTGCCTCTTTTGCACAGCGGATGCGACAGGCACAGGAAGGTTACCGGCAGCAGGAGTTGTTGCGGATTGTGCGTTCTCTGCCGGAAAATGACCAAATCAGGCGCGTGCTGGACCTAGGCGGTGCTACAGGACTTTTAGGGCTGGCAGTCATCGGTGATCGGCCGGATCGTACTGGCGTCCTATTTGACCGTTTTCCCCCGGCGGTGGTGGAAGAATCCATCTCCCTTATGGGACTCACTGACCGCACGGAAGTGATGTGCGGCAACTTTATGGCAGACAGAATTGGAGAGAGGTATGATCTAATCCTGGCCC
This genomic window from Pusillibacter faecalis contains:
- a CDS encoding HU family DNA-binding protein, with translation MNKGELIAGMAEESGVSKADAEKVLNAFLSQVEKALCAGDKVQLTGFGSFEVKERAERTGRNPKTNEPIVIPAGKMPVFKAGKVLKDAIK
- a CDS encoding class I SAM-dependent methyltransferase, encoding MFTINKSVSVWEQLVQLPFLNLYSRLLNAAMELDVFSQLCQPVTAEALAVHMGWHKANTEYLLSALVSIGFLNKTDGTYQNTAEVDRYLVKGKDEYLGGFLPFYMQEGMAPMDVKLLVTKGPQSQQQEAMEQQLDFASFAQRMRQAQEGYRQQELLRIVRSLPENDQIRRVLDLGGATGLLGLAVIGDRPDRTGVLFDRFPPAVVEESISLMGLTDRTEVMCGNFMADRIGERYDLILALNVMLFAKGRMEELLKKCYDALNPGGVLLVISEAILPDHTGPWDMVMGYLPYYFQGMDMGVLKNEVSDAAVRVGFTKCEKRTECLCSGTQDIDIIRK